The genomic segment GGAAAAAACCGAAACGCTGTTCTGGTACGACCCGGGCGTGGCGCCCGGATCCGGCTTCTATGCCCAGTACTTTTCTCACGTCGGCCAGTGGGGCACTCACGTAGACCCGCCGGCCCACTTCATCAAGGGGGCGCGCACACTAGATCAGATTGGGATCAAGGAAATGATCATGCCACTCGTCCTCCTCGACGTTCATGACAAAGTTGCCCGGGACCCGGACTACGTCTTGAAGATGGACGACGTGAGAACATGGGAGGCGCGGCACGGTCCAATTCCAGAGGACGCCTTTGTCGTGATGAGGACAGACTGGTCCAGGCGCTGGCCCGACATGGCCGCAATGTTAAACAAGGATGCCGGCGGGATCAGCCACTATCCCGGGTGGAGTCTGGAGGTGCTGCAGTACCTCTTTGAAACGAGAAAAATCAGAGCCTCGGGACACGAGACAACCGATACGGACCCGGGTATCGTCGCCAGCAAGGGCGAGTTTCCTCTGGAAACCTTTATCCTGAAGCATGATCGCTACCAGGTGGAGCTCCTCGACAGCCTCGAGCGCGTGCCCGAGGCAGGGGCCCTGGCTGTCGTGACTTTTCCCAAGCCAAAAAACGGCAGCGGCTTCCCGGCACGGGTTTTCGCGATTCTGCCTTGAGGGAAATCGGACCGGAGCACACCTCGCCCTACCGCTTCGTGGGCTGCTTCACGCGGGTCAGGTAGAATGTGCCGGCCTCAATCTTGCCGTTGTTGTCATAGCCCCAGGTTTCGTTGTGGTGGTCAGCATCGAC from the Terriglobia bacterium genome contains:
- a CDS encoding cyclase family protein; translated protein: MRIRYALGIHLVMATFAMVTCTACSTPRQPTLGEIWQVLKVKESVDLTHSFEPGIPHWPGFPEEKTETLFWYDPGVAPGSGFYAQYFSHVGQWGTHVDPPAHFIKGARTLDQIGIKEMIMPLVLLDVHDKVARDPDYVLKMDDVRTWEARHGPIPEDAFVVMRTDWSRRWPDMAAMLNKDAGGISHYPGWSLEVLQYLFETRKIRASGHETTDTDPGIVASKGEFPLETFILKHDRYQVELLDSLERVPEAGALAVVTFPKPKNGSGFPARVFAILP